A genome region from Variovorax paradoxus includes the following:
- the tssE gene encoding type VI secretion system baseplate subunit TssE, whose translation MAELTAQERLQPSLLDRLVDNAPDEKREGDDKRTLTKQALRQAVLRDLGWLFNATGHGLSMDDKQYPNAARSVINYGLPMLSGQFTSSVQRVSMEQALKNAILQFEPRILSRTLEVELVMEGPALDSHNSIGLQIRGMLWAQPVPLEFLMRSRVDLEEGRIEIVDMAKL comes from the coding sequence ATGGCTGAACTCACCGCGCAGGAGCGGCTGCAGCCTTCGCTGCTCGACCGCCTCGTCGACAACGCGCCCGACGAGAAACGCGAGGGCGACGACAAGCGGACGCTGACCAAGCAGGCGCTGCGCCAGGCCGTGCTGCGCGACCTCGGCTGGCTCTTCAACGCGACGGGCCACGGCCTGTCGATGGACGACAAGCAATACCCGAACGCAGCGCGCTCGGTCATCAACTACGGATTGCCTATGCTGTCTGGCCAGTTCACCTCGTCGGTGCAGCGTGTCAGCATGGAACAGGCTCTGAAGAACGCGATCCTGCAGTTCGAGCCGCGCATCTTGTCCCGCACCCTCGAAGTTGAACTCGTCATGGAAGGCCCGGCACTGGACTCCCACAACAGCATCGGCCTGCAGATCCGCGGCATGCTGTGGGCGCAGCCCGTGCCGCTCGAATTCCTGATGCGAAGCCGCGTCGACCTCGAAGAGGGACGCATAGAGATCGTGGACATGGCGAAGCTATGA